The DNA segment ACTCTTGCAATGTAATTATTTAGGCcacattatacattttatcCAACAATTCCATTTGTGAAGTGAGCTCTGATAAGATAGCCTGAAAACATCGACTGCCCGGCGTTCTGGTACGCTCCTTCAAGCGCATGTGGATTCGTCGGGTTCGTATGTCTAATGGACATGGTCTCGCCCTTCGTCATCGAGACGACAGCGGTTGCGGATCCGATGGCCCAGGTGTGTTGACCGCCGGTGTTTCCGTCAATATAGATAGAGGTCAATGGGGTGTTGCCTTGATGGAAGGCATAGTGCGTGTTAGTATCGTCGAACCCGCTTAACAACGTCATGGAAAATTCGTAGAGGCCGTCCAATGGTGCAGTAAATATGCCGGTCGTGTGGTCGTATCCGCCGACGGAGTTGGTTGAGTCAATATTGGTGATCACGTGATCAAAGATGACAACTTGCTGGTTGCCAATATGCCCCGTGGTGTCCCTGATGTAGGCGAAAAACGCGACCTCGGTCTCCTCCCAATCCTGACGCGTCACTCTGTTACGAtcttgaaagaaataatttgcAAATTTCACGTTTTGTCAAAAAAATCTCTAAACAAATAAGTTAACTTATTGAcgttttattat comes from the Mya arenaria isolate MELC-2E11 chromosome 13, ASM2691426v1 genome and includes:
- the LOC128213887 gene encoding complement C1q tumor necrosis factor-related protein 3-like is translated as MWRLICVCFISVCFYGVKCDPASRELLAELEEIITKKLEERYDKEMAEMRKKLTEQEQKIVELTNEVNDRNRVTRQDWEETEVAFFAYIRDTTGHIGNQQVVIFDHVITNIDSTNSVGGYDHTTGIFTAPLDGLYEFSMTLLSGFDDTNTHYAFHQGNTPLTSIYIDGNTGGQHTWAIGSATAVVSMTKGETMSIRHTNPTNPHALEGAYQNAGQSMFSGYLIRAHFTNGIVG